Below is a genomic region from Papilio machaon chromosome 19, ilPapMach1.1, whole genome shotgun sequence.
GACTTGGATGATGCAGTTATCAGAGAACTTCTTGGTAGAAAATTATCATCAAGACATAGAAAGGACTTAGATGAGGTTTGTGTATTTTAGTATCATCTCAAACCATAATGTAATAACTGCCTGGTGCATTGTTTTACATGTTCAATTTTTTCCTCTGGTCTAGTCCCGCTCACGTGGGTTTGACGTACATGAGGTATAAACGTtaatgttttggcttaattcTATAACCCTACTTggaatacatacataattggaataatacatattaaaatgaaatacaatataaactaaataattatacttattaattcaaatatcatTCAAATCAAAAACCGATAATAAAcatgaatatttaaacattttaaatagaacaaaatattaagttcTTGTAGCTAGGGCTTGCTCATTGTATAGTTCAGTTTGTAGTTTGTTCGAGTATcgttaaatgtattaaagcaTAGATAACTTTATTCTTTATAAAGGTAGCGGAGAGATCAGGCGCACCGTTACGTTGCTGTCGACGACAGTTCGACAATGTTCGACGCGTCTTCAAAACAGTTGAAGAGATGCCCGGCAACGTAGTAGCGAATATACGAAACACCTTTCTCATATCGGAACCTTTAGCCAGGTATGTAGTTTGCAAAGACCACGAATCATTAATTCTAAACTCTgatctatattttaattcgattataattattttcataggAAATATGGTGCGGTAGTGTTCATAGCATGCATGCGCTTCGAGACTGGCAAGCGCAAGCTGCAGTACCTCACATTTAACGACTTCTTCCACTGCGCTCAGGTaaccattaaacttacaaatttaaaaaaaacaaataaatatagctaGCTAAGATCACGAATTATTGCAAAATGTTATTAACTGTCAGTCAGGTAAAATTGTGTACCATACCAGATCTATTTGCATCATACCAGGTCTAATAGTGTACGGTACCAGGTCTAATAGTGTACGGTACCAGGTCTAATGGTGTACGGTACCAGGTCTAATAGTGTACGGTACCAGGTCTTGTAGTGTACCGTACCAGGTCGTATAGTGTACCGTACCAGGTCTTATAGTATACCGTACCGGTTCTAATTGTGTACCGTACCAGGCTATAATGGGCAGCTGGACGTACAGCTGCACAGGCCCAGAATACTACGACACGGAGATGGACCGCGAGTTTCTGCTGGAGCTGCGCGAGCTGCGGCTGCTGCTGGACAAGGAGAAGGAGCACAAGCATCTCGTCTGTATGCGTCTCAGACCAAAGCTACTGGATAAGTCGTACCAGGAACTGGAACTGAACTTTAGGTAAGAAGTACTAATCAAAGTACAGTTGGACATACAACTGAAGagaactaaagaaaaaaaaagtctaaAGTAGTGTTGAATACACTCCCATTTAATTATGATAGAGTTAGTGCATTCTGGTTTAAATGACacggctactttttttttttaattttgatatatgttCCGGACGAGATTTagtcatttttaatactttcttGACAGTTTGTGTCTAATGTATTTTCTTGCAGACTGTACACACGAGCTCTGGTGGGCTTGGCGTGTAACTTACACCGCGGCCGTGAACTTCGCTCTCTGTTTATTGACCTCCTAGAGcggtaagttaatttattttatgcaaaCAGTCAAAGCGAAAGTCCACAGGACTGtgattttctcgcttatagaggttgtTCGTTAAACCTGGACAtttgactctcgcttatagaggtctCTCGCTTATCTAGGTTCGACTGTCCTATCTTATTGTGTAGATTGCTtcggtatatatttttttactgacgaattacaaaatataaagaaactataataaattctTGTAGATGCATTGAGCCATTGCGGCTGGGCTGTTGGCCTAAGACGGATCTCGCGCAGTTCCTGTGCGCTTACGAGCAGTGTGCGTTACAGATGGATGTTCTAAGGTACGGAATGAACTATTACTCTATACATTTACtgctgtatttatttttatattacaaggtggtaaataagcaagcggccacatgaattcgccgaaatggcgaagcgacct
It encodes:
- the LOC106708301 gene encoding acidic fibroblast growth factor intracellular-binding protein translates to MYTEVDVFVSNFTLIDPEIYQLWIEGCSSSEAVSTLHKRSAEKQTGATVELIASDVLDHYRTFALLERLLTVPSKLSEQMIFQIDEPTKQMLIEKYYDLDDAVIRELLGRKLSSRHRKDLDEVAERSGAPLRCCRRQFDNVRRVFKTVEEMPGNVVANIRNTFLISEPLARKYGAVVFIACMRFETGKRKLQYLTFNDFFHCAQAIMGSWTYSCTGPEYYDTEMDREFLLELRELRLLLDKEKEHKHLVCMRLRPKLLDKSYQELELNFRLYTRALVGLACNLHRGRELRSLFIDLLERCIEPLRLGCWPKTDLAQFLCAYEQCALQMDVLREADLKSVWERYMRVVSQCLLTMYHI